Proteins from a genomic interval of Lathamus discolor isolate bLatDis1 chromosome 19, bLatDis1.hap1, whole genome shotgun sequence:
- the CD34 gene encoding hematopoietic progenitor cell antigen CD34 isoform X3, producing the protein MLLLGSLNSMKWRQLCWIAFCVVELCGNACGDSTDSPTPAATASQGTSSAAATGTAPAATSSAELTPQTSAAARSPAASPTPQGPSSEQPSPRPSRAPPQELGTPSDPNHTSKGVPTSESPATHPSTMAETPGSVQAPMSSPATTSGHPPVPPATTPLHTARDSLKPITCHNVKEVSDTGAICLQLNETNTCKHFLEMKGSDLWSAICEEGTHRVPSPCQIKLAQSEVDHDCMLLILVGERDPATDMLQESHWEKFGIKSLKRGSVRNHQDFSQKTLIALVTSGLMLAFLGLAGYFLMKRRSWSPAGERL; encoded by the exons GTAATGCTTGTGGAGACTCAACAGACAGCCCCACACCGGCGGCCACAGCATCGCAAGGCACCAGCAGCGCAGCAGCCACTGGAACTGCCcctgcagccaccagcagcGCCGAGCTCACACCACAGACGTCTG CTGCTGCCAGGTCGCCGGCAGCCAGCCCCACACCCCAGGGACCCAGCAGTGAGCAGCCGAGCCCCCGGCCCAGCCGAGCCCCCCCACAGGAACTGGGCACTCCCTCGGACCCAAACCACACCAGCAAAGGGGTCCCCACATCTGAGAGCCCAGCAACGCATCCCAGCACCATGGCAGAAACCCCAGGGTCTGTGCAGGCTCCGATGAGCTCTCCTGCTACCACCTCGGGGCATCCTCCTGTCCCGCCTGCCACCACGCCACTGCACACAGCCAGGGACAGCCTGAAG CCCATCACGTGCCACAATGTCAAAGAAGTGAGTGACACTGGAGCCATCTGCTTGCAGCTCAACGAGACCAACACTTGC AAACACTTCCTAGAGATGAAGGGATCGGACTTGTGGAGTGCAATATGTGAGGAGGGCACCCACCGTGTCCCTTCCCCCTGCCAGATCAAGCTCGCTCAGTCTGAGGTGGATCATGACTGTATGCTCCTCATCCTCGTCGGCGAGAGAG ATCCTGCTACGGATATGCTCCAGGAGTCCCACTGGGAAAAG TTTGGAATAAAATCCCTCAAACGGGGGAGCGTGAGGAACCACCAGGACTTTTCTCAGAAGACCCTGATTGCCTTGGTCACGTCTGGACTCATGCTGGCCTTCCTGGGCTTGGCTGGATACTTCCTGATGAAGCGGCGGAGCTGGAGCCCGGCAGGAGAGAGGCTG TAA
- the CD34 gene encoding hematopoietic progenitor cell antigen CD34 isoform X2, which yields MLLLGSLNSMKWRQLCWIAFCVVELCGNACGDSTDSPTPAATASQGTSSAAATGTAPAATSSAELTPQTSAAARSPAASPTPQGPSSEQPSPRPSRAPPQELGTPSDPNHTSKGVPTSESPATHPSTMAETPGSVQAPMSSPATTSGHPPVPPATTPLHTARDSLKPITCHNVKEVSDTGAICLQLNETNTCKHFLEMKGSDLWSAICEEGTHRVPSPCQIKLAQSEVDHDCMLLILVGERDPATDMLQESHWEKFGIKSLKRGSVRNHQDFSQKTLIALVTSGLMLAFLGLAGYFLMKRRSWSPAGERLQ from the exons GTAATGCTTGTGGAGACTCAACAGACAGCCCCACACCGGCGGCCACAGCATCGCAAGGCACCAGCAGCGCAGCAGCCACTGGAACTGCCcctgcagccaccagcagcGCCGAGCTCACACCACAGACGTCTG CTGCTGCCAGGTCGCCGGCAGCCAGCCCCACACCCCAGGGACCCAGCAGTGAGCAGCCGAGCCCCCGGCCCAGCCGAGCCCCCCCACAGGAACTGGGCACTCCCTCGGACCCAAACCACACCAGCAAAGGGGTCCCCACATCTGAGAGCCCAGCAACGCATCCCAGCACCATGGCAGAAACCCCAGGGTCTGTGCAGGCTCCGATGAGCTCTCCTGCTACCACCTCGGGGCATCCTCCTGTCCCGCCTGCCACCACGCCACTGCACACAGCCAGGGACAGCCTGAAG CCCATCACGTGCCACAATGTCAAAGAAGTGAGTGACACTGGAGCCATCTGCTTGCAGCTCAACGAGACCAACACTTGC AAACACTTCCTAGAGATGAAGGGATCGGACTTGTGGAGTGCAATATGTGAGGAGGGCACCCACCGTGTCCCTTCCCCCTGCCAGATCAAGCTCGCTCAGTCTGAGGTGGATCATGACTGTATGCTCCTCATCCTCGTCGGCGAGAGAG ATCCTGCTACGGATATGCTCCAGGAGTCCCACTGGGAAAAG TTTGGAATAAAATCCCTCAAACGGGGGAGCGTGAGGAACCACCAGGACTTTTCTCAGAAGACCCTGATTGCCTTGGTCACGTCTGGACTCATGCTGGCCTTCCTGGGCTTGGCTGGATACTTCCTGATGAAGCGGCGGAGCTGGAGCCCGGCAGGAGAGAGGCTG CAGTAA
- the CD34 gene encoding hematopoietic progenitor cell antigen CD34 isoform X1, producing MLLLGSLNSMKWRQLCWIAFCVVELCGNACGDSTDSPTPAATASQGTSSAAATGTAPAATSSAELTPQTSAAARSPAASPTPQGPSSEQPSPRPSRAPPQELGTPSDPNHTSKGVPTSESPATHPSTMAETPGSVQAPMSSPATTSGHPPVPPATTPLHTARDSLKPITCHNVKEVSDTGAICLQLNETNTCKHFLEMKGSDLWSAICEEGTHRVPSPCQIKLAQSEVDHDCMLLILVGERDPATDMLQESHWEKFGIKSLKRGSVRNHQDFSQKTLIALVTSGLMLAFLGLAGYFLMKRRSWSPAGERLAEDPYYTENGSQGNTMLMIPPQEQPELQEKPNLNGGTQENGTGQASSKNGRSGRQQSPADTEM from the exons GTAATGCTTGTGGAGACTCAACAGACAGCCCCACACCGGCGGCCACAGCATCGCAAGGCACCAGCAGCGCAGCAGCCACTGGAACTGCCcctgcagccaccagcagcGCCGAGCTCACACCACAGACGTCTG CTGCTGCCAGGTCGCCGGCAGCCAGCCCCACACCCCAGGGACCCAGCAGTGAGCAGCCGAGCCCCCGGCCCAGCCGAGCCCCCCCACAGGAACTGGGCACTCCCTCGGACCCAAACCACACCAGCAAAGGGGTCCCCACATCTGAGAGCCCAGCAACGCATCCCAGCACCATGGCAGAAACCCCAGGGTCTGTGCAGGCTCCGATGAGCTCTCCTGCTACCACCTCGGGGCATCCTCCTGTCCCGCCTGCCACCACGCCACTGCACACAGCCAGGGACAGCCTGAAG CCCATCACGTGCCACAATGTCAAAGAAGTGAGTGACACTGGAGCCATCTGCTTGCAGCTCAACGAGACCAACACTTGC AAACACTTCCTAGAGATGAAGGGATCGGACTTGTGGAGTGCAATATGTGAGGAGGGCACCCACCGTGTCCCTTCCCCCTGCCAGATCAAGCTCGCTCAGTCTGAGGTGGATCATGACTGTATGCTCCTCATCCTCGTCGGCGAGAGAG ATCCTGCTACGGATATGCTCCAGGAGTCCCACTGGGAAAAG TTTGGAATAAAATCCCTCAAACGGGGGAGCGTGAGGAACCACCAGGACTTTTCTCAGAAGACCCTGATTGCCTTGGTCACGTCTGGACTCATGCTGGCCTTCCTGGGCTTGGCTGGATACTTCCTGATGAAGCGGCGGAGCTGGAGCCCGGCAGGAGAGAGGCTG GCTGAAGACCCGTATTACACGGAAAACGGTAGCCAGGGAAACACAATGTTGATGATCCCTCCCCAAGAGCAACCGGAGCTGCAGGAGAAGCCAAACCTCAACGGCGGCACTCAGGAGAATGGGACCGGCCAAGCATCCTCCAAGAACGGCCGCTCGGGCCGGCAGCAGAGCCCCGCCGACACCGAAATGTGA